CTGCTAAGATCGCCGCATCGATATAGCGATCAACTTCTGTCAACGCTTCTTCATAGCGTTTACCACGTAGATCTAGCCGTGGTGAAACATGACTCTTTGAAGCCGAGCGTAAGACCGTCCCAGCGCGTTTAGCTTTCTTAGGCGCAACTTTGATCTTTTCTAGCTCAGATTCATCAAGCTTCATCTTTAAGATCCCTAGTTGAACTTCCCACGTATGGGCGTCGACTTTCTTCAATAAAACTCCACGTTGCCCATAAGAAGTTACCATCACGTCATCATTTGGTTGCAATGTTTGTTCTTTTTTAGCTTTACGTAAGATCCGATTTTTTTGGAGCGCTTGTGGTTGTTCAAGGGCATTTAATTTAGCTTTAGCATCGATCAACTGATTTTCTTTAACATCTGATACAGCTTTAGACTGCAACTCACGTAAATCTTTGATAATCTCATCTGCCTTACTTTGCGCCTGTGTCACAAGTTCATTGGCTTGTTTTTTAGCATCTTCGAGCAGTCGCTCTCTTTCAGCGCTAAAGCGTTCATACATGGTCGTCAACTCAGTGTGCACTTTTCTTGCTTCAGTCAGATCATGTTCAAGTTCGATCGCATCTTCTTCTGCTTGCCGTCTTTTCTTCACTAGATCAGCGATCATTTCGTTTAGATCTTGACTATCTTTAGCTGTCAGATCACGAGCAGCCGTAATGATATGCGCCTCTAGACCTAAACGCGCTGAAATGTTGAACGCATTACTTTGTCCAGGGATCCCGATCAGTAAACGATACGTTGGGCGTAACGTTTCTTCATTGAATTCCATTGAAGCGTTGATCGTTTGAGGCCGTTCAAAACCGTATGTTTTTAATTCTGGATAGTGGGTCGTCGCTAAAACATACGCCCCTTTACTTCCAAGTTCATCTAAGATCGCGATCGCAAGCGCTGCCCCTTCTTGAGGGTCTGTTCCTGCACCAAGTTCGTCAAATAAAACAAGAGACCGTTTATCGACTTGACGTAAGATCTTGACGATATTTGTCATATGCGATGAAAAAGTACTCAAATTTTGTTCGATCGATTGTTCATCACCAATATCGGCAAAGATCTCTTTAAAGATCCCGATCCGACTATTTTCAAAAGCTGGAATAAATAGTCCAGCTTGTCCCATCATTTGGATCAGCCCTAGCGTTTTTAAAGTGATCGTTTTCCCACCGGTATTTGGGCCAGTGATCACCATAGCTTGATAATCTTTGCCTAAGATCAGATCATTTTTGACGGCTTTTTTAGGCTCTAAAAGCGGATGCCAAACTTGGCGTAAATAAATATCATTTTCACGTGATAATTTGGGCTCAGTCGCTTTAAGCTCTTTAGCATATTTAGCTTTAGCATTGATCAGATCAAATTCACCGATGATCTTGGCATTTTGTTCGATCTCAGCCGTATATGGTGCGACTAATTCAGATAATTCGCGCAAGATCCGTCTGATCTCTTCGTT
This window of the Ligilactobacillus faecis genome carries:
- a CDS encoding endonuclease MutS2 produces the protein MNKKSLYVLEYDKIMQRLAEYTVTEMGHALVKKLKPRTEFIQIQTELDKTKDGADILRLKGGIPVPNIVSVAPHLKRLAIGATLNGKELAQIGKVLRFANESQRFFRALADEHVELNYLYGLNDELATLPELDRRLRISLESDGYVTDDASRLLRSLRRQIANTESAIREKLNELTRGSAAKYLSGTNVTIRNDRYVIPVRAEHRAKFGGIVHDQSSSGQTYFVEPRVVVELNDRLRQEIVAQNEEIRRILRELSELVAPYTAEIEQNAKIIGEFDLINAKAKYAKELKATEPKLSRENDIYLRQVWHPLLEPKKAVKNDLILGKDYQAMVITGPNTGGKTITLKTLGLIQMMGQAGLFIPAFENSRIGIFKEIFADIGDEQSIEQNLSTFSSHMTNIVKILRQVDKRSLVLFDELGAGTDPQEGAALAIAILDELGSKGAYVLATTHYPELKTYGFERPQTINASMEFNEETLRPTYRLLIGIPGQSNAFNISARLGLEAHIITAARDLTAKDSQDLNEMIADLVKKRRQAEEDAIELEHDLTEARKVHTELTTMYERFSAERERLLEDAKKQANELVTQAQSKADEIIKDLRELQSKAVSDVKENQLIDAKAKLNALEQPQALQKNRILRKAKKEQTLQPNDDVMVTSYGQRGVLLKKVDAHTWEVQLGILKMKLDESELEKIKVAPKKAKRAGTVLRSASKSHVSPRLDLRGKRYEEALTEVDRYIDAAILAGYPSVTIVHGKGTGALRQGITQYLNTNRAVKRFNFAAPNNGGDGATVVYFK